Genomic DNA from Deltaproteobacteria bacterium RBG_16_64_85:
CCTCGCGAAATCTTCGTTCCCGACCGTTTCAGCCTTTTACGTAGGAAAGCTTCTCGGCCACTTTCCCGTCCCGCACCCGAACGACATCCACGCCCCGGACGTGTCCGGGCTTGCCGTCCTTTTCCACCCATTCGTACCGCCACCGGACGACGCAACGGTCTCCCCCGGCGAATATCTCCTCCGCTTTGAAAACGGAATTGGGGGAGGAACGGAAGAATTTCTCCCAAAAGGACCGAACGGCCTCCCGACCCTCGTAGCGCTCTCCGTCCGGCGCCGGCCAAGTGTTTTCGAATACGCAATCCTTCGTCATGGCCGCCATCACGGCGTCGACATCGTGCCGGTTGAAGGCCTCGTTGAAGCGATTTACCGCCGTAACCGTCGATTTCGTCAGCGCATCCGCCTTCGGGTCGCCTGGCATGGCTGCTTCCCTCCCGGTCAATGGTTTCCTCCCGTGCGACATTTCCCTTTCCATCCATTGATGACCGGATAGCCGCGTTGGATTCGCGCCGCTCTACCTCTTGCAATCGCCGACACGTTGCGCGACGAGCAGCTCCTTCGTCGTATGACCATCGGTCACCACGTCGATCTCGACCTTGTACGCGCTATCGCTTTCCACGGTCATGACGGAGGTTGTGCGGCTCTTTATCGCGGCGCCCGAAGGGCTCTTGATCGAGCAGTCCACCGTGAACTTGTAGGTGTTGCCGGACTTCCTGACGGGAGAGAACCGGCAACCGATTTTCTCGAGCATCGCATTCTGCTTTTTCATGTCCTCCGCCGGGCTCGTGCACTTCGTCACCTCGAGTGTCTTCTTGTCTACCGTGCGATGGAATTTCCACATCCCCTGGCGGATTGACGGCAGCTCGTCGGGAAAGGCAGGGTTGCAGAGAGCCGTAGACCCGAGAACGGCCAGAACCATAGCGAGGAACCTCATCCTGCGGCGCCCGGATGAACTGCTGCGTGTACCCATAATCCCCTGCCTCCCTCCCCAAAAAGAAGGATCGCCGAAAAACTGGCAGTTGCAAGATGTTGTCAGGATTCCTTCCGGTCCCGTACGCTGAGCTCGAGTACGATTCGGCCCCAGCCGCCACACTGCACACCAACGTCAAAGCAGGCGGCTCGCCTGAACCGCATTTCATTGGGATCAATGCCAGCGTAGAAGAGCTCGTTGGATGCGAAGATCATCGAGGTTGCCGCGTTGAGCGCGTAGATGCAAATCTTTTTTGGGCAACGTTTCGTCAGGA
This window encodes:
- a CDS encoding DUF4440 domain-containing protein; its protein translation is MPGDPKADALTKSTVTAVNRFNEAFNRHDVDAVMAAMTKDCVFENTWPAPDGERYEGREAVRSFWEKFFRSSPNSVFKAEEIFAGGDRCVVRWRYEWVEKDGKPGHVRGVDVVRVRDGKVAEKLSYVKG